One genomic region from Sorangium aterium encodes:
- a CDS encoding YebC/PmpR family DNA-binding transcriptional regulator, with protein sequence MSGHSKWATIKRKKGALDAKRGKLFTKLIKEITVASRMGGGDPNGNPRLRKAINDAKGQAMPADTIKRAIQRGTGEIEGANYEEILYEGTGPGGTLFLCEAMTDNRNRTVAEIRKIFEKNNGQLGAGGSAQWAFERKGIILLAKDAATEDQLMDTAVGAGADDYSDQGEEWQVLSSVDVMDTVVKALEDAKIAVKSNSAGYVPKNKKEVAGRDAEVCLNLVDSLDDHDDVQNVYADFDVPEEELAKLEG encoded by the coding sequence ATGAGCGGCCATTCGAAGTGGGCCACCATCAAGCGCAAGAAGGGCGCGCTCGACGCGAAGCGCGGCAAGCTCTTCACGAAGCTGATCAAGGAGATCACCGTCGCCTCGCGCATGGGCGGCGGAGACCCGAACGGCAACCCGCGGCTCCGCAAGGCGATCAACGACGCCAAGGGCCAGGCGATGCCCGCCGACACGATCAAGCGCGCAATCCAGCGCGGCACCGGCGAGATCGAGGGCGCGAACTACGAGGAGATCCTCTACGAAGGCACAGGGCCCGGCGGGACGCTGTTCCTCTGCGAGGCGATGACCGACAACCGGAACCGCACCGTCGCCGAGATCCGGAAGATCTTCGAGAAGAACAACGGGCAGCTCGGCGCCGGCGGCTCCGCGCAGTGGGCCTTCGAGAGGAAGGGGATCATCCTCCTCGCGAAGGACGCGGCGACGGAGGATCAGCTCATGGACACCGCCGTGGGCGCCGGCGCCGACGACTACAGCGACCAGGGAGAGGAGTGGCAGGTGCTCTCCAGCGTCGACGTGATGGACACCGTCGTGAAGGCCCTCGAGGACGCGAAGATCGCGGTGAAGTCGAACTCCGCGGGCTACGTCCCCAAGAACAAGAAAGAGGTCGCGGGCCGCGACGCCGAGGTCTGCCTGAACCTCGTCGACTCGCTCGACGACCACGACGACGTGCAGAACGTCTACGCCGACTTCGACGTGCCCGAAGAGGAGCTCGCGAAGCTCGAGGGCTGA
- a CDS encoding CPBP family intramembrane glutamic endopeptidase, which produces MIPGEDRAAAPSAAAPPAASGSAAAASSRDRRAIDPREPPRSSRREAALIAASVTGGVALAVSFAFDPDRAGTPTMLAALGALYAVLTAITVMWLRRRGELRAALRPLSGDLARGALVAAGLYGLAMAVQLLLAPRGSPREAWVLRLYLQLGDPSADARVFAGALVFVIAALEEIVWRGLVLRALEGPLDQVAAWLLSSALFAAAHAPTLFLLGDPVAGPNPLLVAAGFGCSIVWGRMVHRTGRLAPAVFAHAFFSWAIVSFPIWRP; this is translated from the coding sequence ATGATCCCGGGCGAAGACCGCGCCGCGGCTCCTTCCGCCGCGGCTCCTCCGGCTGCCTCTGGCTCGGCCGCCGCGGCCTCGTCGCGCGATCGGCGGGCGATCGATCCGCGCGAGCCGCCGCGCTCGTCGCGCCGCGAGGCCGCGCTCATCGCCGCGTCCGTCACCGGCGGCGTCGCGCTCGCCGTCTCGTTCGCGTTCGATCCCGATCGCGCGGGCACGCCTACCATGCTCGCGGCGCTCGGCGCGCTCTACGCCGTCCTCACGGCGATCACCGTGATGTGGCTCCGCCGGCGCGGCGAGCTCCGCGCCGCGCTCCGCCCCCTGTCGGGCGATCTCGCGCGCGGCGCCCTTGTCGCGGCGGGGCTCTACGGGCTCGCCATGGCGGTGCAGCTGCTGCTCGCCCCGCGGGGCTCGCCGCGCGAGGCGTGGGTCCTTCGCCTGTACCTCCAGCTCGGCGACCCCTCGGCCGACGCGCGCGTGTTCGCCGGCGCGCTCGTCTTCGTCATCGCCGCGCTGGAGGAGATCGTCTGGCGCGGGCTCGTCCTGCGCGCCCTGGAGGGGCCGCTCGACCAGGTCGCTGCGTGGCTGCTGTCGAGCGCGCTGTTCGCCGCCGCGCACGCCCCCACGCTCTTCCTGCTCGGCGATCCGGTGGCCGGGCCGAACCCGCTGCTCGTCGCGGCGGGCTTCGGCTGCTCGATCGTGTGGGGTCGCATGGTGCACCGGACCGGGCGCCTGGCTCCGGCCGTCTTCGCCCATGCGTTCTTCTCGTGGGCGATCGTGAGCTTCCCCATCTGGCGCCCGTGA